The Akkermansia sp. N21116 genome includes a region encoding these proteins:
- a CDS encoding cyclophilin-like fold protein, protein MSNAIEIIVGTSTFTATLADNVTASAFKTLLPLSVIMDDVNGNEKYCRILKSLPVELVNPKAIHSGDLMLWRTDGLVLFYKAFATSYSYARLGRIDNASGLAAALGSGSATVTFKLK, encoded by the coding sequence ATGAGTAACGCGATTGAAATCATAGTCGGAACATCAACCTTTACGGCTACGCTTGCGGACAACGTAACCGCCAGCGCGTTCAAGACACTGCTTCCTCTGTCAGTGATAATGGATGACGTCAACGGAAATGAAAAATATTGCCGGATCCTCAAATCTTTGCCTGTTGAACTCGTCAATCCTAAGGCCATTCATTCTGGTGACTTGATGTTATGGAGAACTGATGGATTGGTTCTTTTCTACAAGGCTTTTGCCACATCATACTCCTATGCACGGCTTGGACGCATCGACAACGCCTCCGGCCTTGCCGCGGCTCTCGGTTCCGGGAGTGCGACTGTCACTTTTAAACTGAAATAG
- a CDS encoding DUF418 domain-containing protein, translating to MTHLYPDTVHPVRAKERYIILDSLRGLALFGICLANFPEFSLYTFLKSDVTAAMPTAGIDRIIRYIQYILIDGKFYTMFSVLFGIGFSIIIANAMRRHANGLRVFYRRMGILLIIGFLHLMFIWSGDILMLYALLGLLLPLFRNVSNRTLLILSGILLIFPVGADVAREITGLVPSAPVVRMQQHFCTEFGITDDNFAFWLRDAGNYADVFKFLVQGAFVRMQEFIDGNRFFKVMGLFLLGFYMGRNRLYANLDDNKELLKKVAVYGTLIGLPAAVFYAWSSLNGHPWGLVPHSILYTFGVFPLGLTYMSVLCLLYLRHRESRFFGILAAPGQMALSNYIGQSVLGMIIFYGIGFGLGADTGLACVMLIAAGVYLVETALSRIWLRYCLFGPLEWIWRMLTYCKRLPLFK from the coding sequence ATGACACACCTCTATCCAGACACCGTGCATCCGGTTCGGGCAAAAGAACGCTATATTATTCTCGATAGTTTGAGAGGCCTGGCTCTCTTCGGAATCTGCTTGGCGAACTTCCCCGAATTTTCTCTCTACACGTTTTTAAAAAGCGATGTGACTGCAGCAATGCCTACCGCCGGTATTGACCGGATCATCCGCTATATTCAATACATTCTGATAGACGGGAAATTCTATACGATGTTTTCCGTGTTGTTCGGAATAGGTTTTTCGATCATTATCGCAAACGCCATGCGTAGACATGCAAACGGGCTCCGCGTTTTTTATCGCAGGATGGGAATTCTCCTGATCATCGGTTTTTTGCATTTAATGTTTATCTGGAGCGGAGATATTCTGATGCTCTATGCTTTGCTCGGCCTGCTACTGCCTCTGTTCCGGAATGTTTCGAACAGGACTTTGCTCATCCTGTCGGGGATTCTGTTGATTTTTCCCGTCGGAGCGGATGTGGCGCGAGAAATCACCGGCTTGGTGCCGTCCGCTCCTGTCGTCCGGATGCAGCAGCATTTCTGTACGGAATTCGGCATTACAGATGACAACTTCGCTTTCTGGCTGAGGGACGCCGGCAATTACGCGGACGTCTTCAAATTTCTCGTTCAGGGAGCTTTTGTCAGAATGCAGGAGTTTATCGACGGCAATCGCTTCTTTAAAGTAATGGGGTTGTTCCTGCTCGGTTTTTACATGGGCAGGAATCGTCTGTATGCCAATCTGGATGATAACAAGGAACTGTTGAAAAAAGTAGCCGTGTACGGGACCCTCATCGGTCTTCCTGCTGCCGTATTCTATGCCTGGAGTTCGTTGAACGGGCATCCTTGGGGACTGGTCCCTCATTCGATCCTCTATACGTTCGGTGTCTTTCCTCTGGGATTGACCTACATGTCGGTTCTCTGTCTGTTATATCTTCGCCACAGGGAAAGCCGTTTTTTTGGAATACTCGCAGCTCCGGGGCAAATGGCTTTGAGCAATTATATAGGACAGTCCGTATTGGGCATGATAATTTTCTATGGGATCGGGTTCGGGCTCGGAGCGGATACCGGACTCGCCTGCGTCATGTTGATAGCTGCCGGCGTATATCTGGTTGAAACCGCCCTAAGCCGCATCTGGTTGCGCTATTGCCTGTTCGGTCCTCTGGAATGGATATGGCGCATGCTGACTTATTGTAAACGGCTCCCGCTTTTTAAATGA